A portion of the Microbulbifer agarilyticus genome contains these proteins:
- a CDS encoding UvrD-helicase domain-containing protein codes for MTSSTPVDARQREQALDITQSYAVSAPAGSGKTGLLTQRLLKLLAACKQPEEVLAITFTRKAAGEMRERLLDALVDARDNPEPENPHAKITWQLAKNLLAHDQTHQWHLLESPQRLRIQTIDGLCRNIASQLPVDSGLGAPGEPLEQPAIAYEKAIANLLTKLEQEPLDQDLGELLLHLDNNLPEVTGLLQTLLEKREQWLEPLLAVHQEQAEDYFTFVINELIEGQLAALKAGLGTHLGELIELADYAGTNLSKDKPEHPISQLAGIAGAPSCDAEGLPQWLALAELLVTGTGTYRKSVTKTIGFPAADKKSPDAGKAKEQKARISALLASLADDEALLQQIAEVRTLPGGMDDGQWQILRSMARILPLLVAELKLVFQQVGGTDFTEVAQAALAALGSSDDPSEVALKLDVQIQHILVDEFQDTSQLQLEFLQKLTAGWEPQDGRSLFIVGDGMQSCYGFRNANVGIFLDARNEGIGELPLVPLNLQVNFRSSTAVVDWVNTTFARAFPSKDNISRGAVRYLESVAFKPRSWKGEPVTFYGCTDDSERLLEAEKTLQIVQDLQAQSPSASIAILVRNKKHLQQILPELTRAGIPYQAQDLSPLASKMVVLDLLSLTRALQDHSDRISWLSVLRAPWFGLTLPDLYALANATAETSNLDEDAKPRDPRDPKNAPILNTLLNNLHSGQAMAGLSEDGAQRLQRSLPVMLEAWQQRGRKPLRVWIEGLWLALGGPACVADKQELSNASDFFQLLEKYDQGGRIGDWPAFEQALEKLFARPAQQATVQVMTIHKSKGLEFDHVIIPGLDKSGGAGGSDQLLRWCSWLNTEADNRFLLAPKSPRSGKDPLYAYVKHDNSERERLEGTRLLYVGCTRAIHSLYLLANVKSSDKKNEDYKAPAPASLLASIWPALSQQDGSNWCYWLESPEPAADADATDHSYLLQLPLGWQPSAYPHGNLLARYRVASTQAAPGEDAQDAPEERNLPELGQVQQRWFRHAGTVAHETLATLTEAPERLQRPTPEVISELRPLWQLRLSEAGLSGRNLENAAEKVEQAIARTLSCETGRWLLDASHLESAAEQEIHTGGGQLRRNIIDRTFIDAEGSRWIVDYKTAEPSAGEEPSDFIAAQLEQYRYQLDRYRRLFYQRGETSIRCALYFPLMQTLAELPPE; via the coding sequence GCTTGCTGACACAACGCCTGCTCAAATTACTCGCAGCCTGCAAACAGCCGGAAGAAGTACTGGCGATTACCTTTACCCGCAAAGCGGCGGGTGAAATGCGCGAGCGACTTCTCGACGCTTTAGTAGACGCACGGGACAATCCGGAGCCAGAGAATCCTCACGCAAAAATTACCTGGCAGCTGGCAAAAAATTTGTTGGCCCACGACCAGACACATCAATGGCACCTACTCGAGAGCCCTCAGCGCCTGCGTATCCAGACCATCGATGGACTGTGCCGAAATATCGCCAGCCAATTACCCGTCGACAGTGGACTGGGCGCACCGGGGGAACCCCTGGAGCAGCCCGCGATCGCCTACGAGAAGGCCATTGCCAATCTATTGACGAAGCTGGAGCAAGAGCCACTGGATCAGGATCTTGGCGAGCTGCTGCTGCACCTCGACAACAACCTGCCGGAAGTTACCGGGCTACTGCAGACCCTGCTGGAAAAGCGGGAACAGTGGCTCGAACCGCTACTTGCCGTTCACCAGGAACAGGCCGAGGACTATTTCACCTTCGTAATCAACGAACTGATTGAAGGGCAGCTTGCCGCACTGAAAGCGGGATTGGGGACACACCTCGGTGAACTGATTGAACTCGCGGACTACGCGGGCACTAATCTCAGTAAAGACAAGCCCGAGCATCCGATAAGCCAACTTGCAGGTATCGCAGGCGCGCCGAGCTGTGACGCGGAAGGTCTGCCGCAGTGGCTGGCGCTCGCTGAGCTACTGGTTACCGGTACCGGCACCTATCGCAAGTCGGTCACCAAAACCATTGGCTTTCCCGCCGCCGATAAGAAGTCTCCGGATGCGGGGAAGGCCAAAGAGCAAAAGGCGCGAATTAGTGCCCTGCTCGCTTCCTTGGCCGACGATGAAGCGCTACTGCAACAGATCGCCGAAGTGCGTACCCTTCCCGGCGGTATGGACGACGGCCAGTGGCAGATTCTGCGCTCGATGGCCCGCATCCTGCCGCTGTTGGTGGCAGAGTTAAAACTGGTATTCCAGCAGGTCGGCGGCACCGACTTTACCGAGGTCGCGCAGGCGGCGCTGGCGGCACTGGGCAGCAGTGATGATCCTAGTGAAGTCGCGCTCAAGCTGGACGTGCAGATTCAGCACATACTGGTGGATGAATTCCAGGATACGTCCCAGTTACAACTGGAATTTCTGCAAAAACTCACCGCCGGCTGGGAGCCTCAAGACGGGCGCAGCCTGTTTATCGTGGGCGACGGCATGCAATCCTGCTACGGCTTCCGCAATGCCAACGTGGGCATCTTTCTGGACGCGCGCAACGAAGGGATTGGCGAACTGCCGCTGGTACCACTGAATCTACAGGTGAATTTTCGCTCCAGTACCGCTGTGGTGGATTGGGTAAATACCACCTTCGCGCGCGCCTTCCCCAGCAAAGACAATATCAGCCGCGGCGCCGTGCGTTATCTGGAATCCGTGGCGTTCAAGCCGCGCTCCTGGAAAGGTGAACCCGTCACCTTCTATGGCTGCACAGACGATAGCGAACGTTTGTTGGAAGCGGAGAAGACCCTGCAAATCGTGCAGGACCTACAGGCGCAATCACCGTCGGCAAGCATCGCCATTCTGGTGCGGAATAAAAAACATCTGCAACAGATCTTGCCGGAACTCACGCGTGCCGGCATTCCTTACCAAGCCCAGGATCTCTCGCCCCTGGCCAGTAAAATGGTGGTGCTGGACTTGCTCAGCCTGACACGCGCCTTGCAAGACCATTCTGACCGTATCAGCTGGTTATCGGTACTGCGTGCCCCCTGGTTCGGCCTCACCCTGCCCGACCTGTATGCACTGGCCAACGCCACTGCAGAGACCAGCAATCTCGACGAGGACGCAAAGCCACGGGATCCGCGTGACCCGAAAAATGCGCCCATTCTAAACACGTTGCTAAACAACCTGCACAGTGGCCAGGCAATGGCAGGGTTGAGTGAAGATGGCGCGCAACGCTTGCAGCGAAGCCTGCCGGTCATGCTGGAAGCCTGGCAGCAACGTGGCCGCAAACCTCTGCGGGTTTGGATCGAAGGCTTGTGGCTCGCCCTCGGCGGACCAGCGTGTGTGGCAGACAAGCAGGAACTGAGTAACGCCTCTGACTTTTTCCAGCTCCTGGAAAAATACGACCAGGGCGGTCGGATCGGCGATTGGCCCGCATTCGAGCAAGCCCTGGAAAAATTGTTCGCGCGCCCCGCACAACAGGCCACCGTGCAGGTGATGACGATCCACAAGTCCAAGGGTCTGGAATTTGACCATGTAATCATTCCGGGCCTAGACAAGTCCGGCGGTGCCGGCGGCAGCGACCAGCTTTTGCGCTGGTGCAGCTGGCTAAATACCGAGGCAGATAACCGTTTTCTGCTCGCGCCGAAAAGCCCGCGCAGCGGCAAAGACCCGCTCTACGCCTACGTCAAGCACGACAACAGCGAGCGCGAGCGACTCGAAGGTACACGCCTGCTGTACGTGGGCTGCACCCGTGCGATCCACAGCCTGTATCTGCTGGCCAACGTGAAGTCTTCCGACAAGAAAAATGAGGACTACAAGGCGCCCGCGCCCGCATCACTGCTTGCCAGCATCTGGCCCGCACTTAGCCAACAGGACGGCAGCAATTGGTGTTATTGGCTTGAGAGCCCGGAGCCGGCAGCCGATGCTGACGCAACCGATCACAGCTATCTGCTGCAGTTGCCCCTGGGCTGGCAGCCCAGTGCTTACCCTCATGGAAACCTGCTGGCCCGCTACCGAGTCGCAAGCACACAAGCCGCACCCGGCGAGGATGCGCAGGACGCGCCGGAAGAACGCAACTTGCCCGAGCTTGGGCAGGTACAACAGCGCTGGTTCCGGCACGCAGGCACCGTTGCCCATGAAACCCTGGCGACACTCACCGAAGCACCGGAACGCTTGCAACGCCCCACGCCTGAAGTGATCAGCGAGTTACGACCGCTTTGGCAATTGCGACTCTCGGAGGCTGGCTTAAGCGGACGCAACCTCGAAAACGCGGCCGAAAAAGTTGAACAGGCGATCGCCCGCACTCTCAGTTGTGAGACCGGCCGCTGGTTACTCGACGCAAGTCATCTAGAATCTGCCGCCGAGCAGGAGATTCACACCGGAGGTGGCCAGCTGCGCCGCAATATCATTGATCGTACTTTTATCGACGCCGAAGGCAGCCGCTGGATCGTCGATTACAAGACCGCAGAACCGAGTGCCGGTGAAGAACCGTCAGACTTTATTGCCGCGCAGCTGGAGCAGTACCGCTATCAGCTGGATCGCTACCGACGCCTGTTCTACCAGCGCGGCGAAACATCCATACGCTGTGCACTGTACTTCCCTCTGATGCAAACGCTGGCAGAGTTACCTCCGGAATAA
- a CDS encoding 3-deoxy-7-phosphoheptulonate synthase, whose translation MTTQQFDDLNVVSQDILITPEALKSELPVSEAAEASVAAGRAAVRDILDRKDHRLMVVIGPCSVHDVDAAIDYAQRLKALADKVSDTLLIVMRVYFEKPRTTVGWKGLINDPHLDDSFKIEDGLHIGRKLLLDVAELGLPTSTEALDPISPQYLQDLISWSAIGARTTESQTHREMASGLSSAVGFKNGTDGSLEVAINALQSTANPHRFLGINKEGQVAIIHTAGNKYGHVVLRGGNDKPNYDSVSVAVCEKELEAAGLIPNIMVDCSHANSNKNHELQPLVVDNVTHQILDGNKSIIGIMVESNLKAGNQKINKDRSKMEYGVSVTDKCIDWETTESLLLGMAEQLREPLQARKG comes from the coding sequence ATGACCACGCAGCAGTTCGACGACCTTAACGTCGTCTCCCAGGACATCCTGATTACACCGGAAGCGCTGAAATCAGAACTGCCCGTTAGTGAGGCAGCTGAAGCTTCTGTGGCCGCCGGCCGTGCCGCCGTGCGCGATATTCTCGACCGCAAAGACCACCGCTTGATGGTTGTGATCGGCCCCTGTTCCGTTCACGACGTCGATGCGGCCATCGATTATGCCCAGCGCCTGAAGGCGCTGGCCGATAAGGTCTCCGACACCCTGCTGATCGTGATGCGTGTGTATTTTGAAAAGCCCCGTACAACCGTGGGCTGGAAAGGATTGATTAACGATCCACACCTGGACGATTCCTTCAAGATTGAAGACGGCCTGCACATTGGCCGCAAGCTTCTGCTGGATGTTGCCGAGCTGGGCCTGCCAACCTCCACCGAGGCACTGGACCCGATCTCTCCGCAGTACCTGCAGGACCTGATTTCCTGGTCTGCGATCGGTGCCCGCACCACCGAATCCCAGACACACCGCGAAATGGCTAGCGGCCTCTCTTCCGCAGTGGGATTTAAAAACGGTACCGACGGCAGCCTGGAAGTGGCAATCAATGCACTTCAGTCCACCGCCAACCCACACCGTTTCCTGGGCATTAATAAAGAAGGCCAGGTTGCCATCATCCACACCGCCGGTAATAAATACGGCCACGTGGTACTCCGCGGTGGTAATGACAAACCGAACTACGACTCGGTGAGTGTCGCGGTCTGCGAGAAAGAGCTTGAGGCAGCAGGTTTGATCCCCAACATCATGGTGGACTGCAGCCACGCCAACTCCAACAAAAACCACGAATTGCAACCGCTAGTGGTGGACAACGTGACTCACCAGATTCTGGATGGCAACAAGTCCATTATCGGCATTATGGTGGAAAGTAACCTGAAAGCTGGCAACCAGAAGATCAATAAAGATCGCAGCAAGATGGAATACGGCGTATCCGTTACCGATAAGTGCATCGACTGGGAAACCACCGAATCCCTACTGCTCGGTATGGCGGAGCAGCTGCGCGAACCGCTTCAGGCTCGCAAAGGCTAA
- a CDS encoding DUF6632 domain-containing protein gives MTDAQRMKYLKIALVVLGIFFIFGIYIMMMWVWPSGWGWTPRQPEYEQMIMGLYATLGVFLIRAAKNPMENLSLIWFTIWSSIVHGAIMLVQALVDETERTNLLGDVPALFLVAAVLWYLMPKRHSH, from the coding sequence ATGACTGACGCACAGAGAATGAAATATCTGAAGATCGCCCTCGTCGTCCTTGGCATCTTCTTTATCTTTGGAATATACATCATGATGATGTGGGTATGGCCGTCGGGCTGGGGCTGGACGCCGCGGCAGCCGGAATACGAGCAGATGATTATGGGACTCTACGCAACGCTCGGCGTATTCCTGATCAGGGCAGCAAAAAATCCGATGGAAAACCTGAGTCTTATCTGGTTTACCATTTGGTCCAGCATCGTACACGGCGCCATAATGCTGGTACAGGCCTTAGTAGACGAGACCGAGCGGACGAACTTACTGGGTGATGTACCGGCACTGTTTCTGGTGGCCGCTGTGCTCTGGTATCTCATGCCCAAGCGACATTCACACTAG
- a CDS encoding sodium:solute symporter, protein MTQQISGIDWGIIAAYCVGLLGMAYWLSRRQGSREDYYVAGRNLGPWPVGLSIMATQCSTNSILGAPAFVAFTAGGGLLWLQYELAVPLAMVVLILFVMPLFRHLNLVSVYAYLERRFDLATRLTLSGLFLFVRAFATAVTVYSIALVIDLITGLGFFASVLLLGAFTVVYDVMGGIRGVIYSDVLQLLILAIMLLVVLVSLTTVAGGMDAMWQAFDSERKTTLDFAHHGFGDGKTFAFWPMLFGGLFLYVSYYGCDQSQVQRQLSTRNIDATNNALLINGVLRFPLVFLYCLVGVGIGVYAAQHPTFVSALPATGQGPQYNLAVPLYMINALPVGLVGLSLVALFAAAMSSLDSVLNSLSATTMEDYVRRFHRGHWTARKELVYSRGMTAVWGVVTLVMAFYVGDIAPTVLEAINKVGSLANGPILAVFILGFLVQRVAGPQVIVGLSLGVAVNGICWLTMPEISWLWWNVIGFFVTVVAAVAVSILPGGKWKGGGARTEGEPDLYEQAIRHHLRTEAKVNWYRRSAWLLVWFLCLFVLLRWLE, encoded by the coding sequence ATGACACAGCAGATATCAGGGATTGATTGGGGAATTATTGCCGCTTACTGTGTTGGCCTTCTGGGGATGGCTTACTGGTTGTCGCGCCGCCAGGGCAGCCGGGAAGATTACTATGTGGCGGGGCGCAACCTGGGTCCGTGGCCGGTAGGCCTGTCGATCATGGCCACCCAGTGCTCTACCAACAGCATTCTTGGTGCGCCGGCCTTTGTTGCGTTTACCGCGGGCGGCGGCCTGCTGTGGCTGCAATATGAACTCGCGGTGCCACTGGCGATGGTGGTGTTGATCCTGTTTGTGATGCCGCTGTTTCGTCACCTCAATCTCGTCTCTGTGTATGCCTATCTCGAACGGCGCTTTGATCTGGCCACCCGCTTGACTCTCAGCGGATTGTTTCTATTCGTTCGCGCATTTGCCACCGCCGTTACCGTCTACAGCATTGCATTGGTGATCGATTTGATTACCGGGTTGGGCTTTTTTGCTTCGGTATTGCTACTCGGAGCCTTTACCGTGGTATATGACGTGATGGGTGGGATTCGTGGCGTTATCTATTCCGATGTATTGCAGTTGCTCATTCTCGCCATCATGCTGCTGGTGGTTCTGGTTTCACTGACGACCGTAGCCGGAGGGATGGATGCCATGTGGCAGGCCTTCGACAGTGAGCGGAAAACCACGCTCGACTTCGCGCACCACGGTTTTGGTGATGGCAAGACGTTCGCGTTTTGGCCAATGCTGTTTGGTGGGCTTTTTCTGTATGTTTCCTATTACGGTTGTGATCAGAGCCAGGTGCAGAGGCAACTCAGTACCCGCAATATTGACGCCACCAATAATGCACTGCTGATCAATGGTGTGTTGCGTTTCCCGCTGGTGTTTCTGTACTGCCTGGTGGGCGTGGGTATCGGTGTGTACGCCGCACAACACCCGACATTCGTCTCAGCATTGCCGGCGACCGGGCAGGGGCCCCAATACAATCTTGCTGTACCGCTCTACATGATCAACGCGTTACCCGTTGGGTTGGTAGGGCTGAGTCTGGTGGCGTTGTTTGCCGCTGCGATGTCGTCCCTCGATTCGGTGCTGAACTCATTAAGTGCTACGACCATGGAAGATTACGTTCGGCGGTTCCACCGTGGGCATTGGACGGCACGAAAAGAGTTAGTGTATTCGCGGGGCATGACGGCGGTCTGGGGCGTTGTTACGCTGGTTATGGCGTTTTACGTGGGCGATATCGCGCCTACGGTGTTGGAGGCTATCAACAAGGTCGGCTCGCTGGCGAATGGGCCGATTCTGGCGGTGTTCATACTAGGCTTTTTAGTGCAGCGTGTGGCGGGACCGCAGGTTATTGTTGGGCTGTCACTCGGGGTGGCGGTAAATGGCATATGTTGGCTGACTATGCCGGAAATCTCCTGGCTGTGGTGGAATGTGATTGGTTTTTTCGTGACAGTTGTTGCGGCAGTTGCGGTCTCCATTTTGCCCGGTGGCAAATGGAAAGGTGGAGGGGCGCGAACCGAAGGTGAGCCGGATCTATATGAACAGGCAATACGTCACCACTTGCGTACGGAGGCCAAGGTTAACTGGTATCGCCGCAGTGCCTGGCTCCTTGTGTGGTTTCTCTGCCTGTTCGTTCTGCTTCGCTGGTTGGAATAG
- the tmpT gene encoding thiopurine S-methyltransferase, with translation MEHKFWLDKWHKNEIGFHNPDAHPLLVEHLDALRLSAGARIFLPLCGKTLDIAWLLQHGYRVVGAELSEVAIQQLFAQLDVDPQVAKVGNAKLYSTGQLEVFVGDFFELTRDALGSIDAVYDRAALVALPEAMRTAYAAHLIALTEGADQLLLAIDYDQSQLPGPPFCVDAAEVHRLYDSAYKTEQLGSAEIDGGLKGKVPAREVVWLLR, from the coding sequence ATGGAACACAAATTTTGGCTGGATAAGTGGCACAAAAACGAAATCGGCTTCCACAACCCGGATGCGCACCCATTACTGGTTGAGCATCTGGATGCTCTGCGGTTATCGGCCGGTGCCCGGATATTCTTGCCGCTGTGCGGTAAAACACTGGATATCGCCTGGTTGCTACAACACGGCTACCGCGTTGTTGGTGCTGAGTTGAGTGAGGTGGCGATCCAGCAGCTGTTTGCGCAGCTTGATGTGGACCCGCAGGTCGCTAAGGTGGGCAACGCAAAGCTCTACAGTACGGGGCAGCTGGAGGTCTTTGTAGGGGATTTTTTCGAACTAACGCGCGACGCGCTGGGTTCCATCGATGCGGTGTACGATCGCGCCGCGCTGGTAGCGCTGCCGGAGGCAATGCGCACAGCCTACGCAGCGCACCTGATCGCGCTTACCGAGGGGGCTGATCAGCTGTTGCTGGCGATTGATTACGATCAGAGCCAATTACCAGGGCCGCCATTTTGTGTGGATGCTGCCGAGGTTCACCGGCTTTACGACAGCGCCTACAAGACGGAGCAGCTGGGTTCTGCCGAAATAGATGGCGGCTTGAAGGGTAAGGTACCGGCCCGCGAGGTCGTTTGGCTGCTGAGGTAG